From Oenococcus sicerae, the proteins below share one genomic window:
- a CDS encoding helix-turn-helix transcriptional regulator: protein MDFTKRQTQIIDMLKQNSPLTSKKIADNLLLSVSTIRPDLRFLTSVSVLDARPKVGYEYKGNRLLSFDYETLYKMPIANILLPATEIKANDTLQDAVSKLFLKDVGSLYVVDNQSNLVGLISRKDLLRASLNNSNIQSMLASVVMTRMPNIITATADMSVFEAGRLLLHHRVDSLPVVENKMSRHAIGKITKNRIFQHFIESGINDFSN, encoded by the coding sequence ATGGATTTTACAAAACGACAAACACAGATCATTGACATGCTGAAGCAAAACAGTCCGTTGACGAGCAAAAAAATTGCCGATAATTTGTTGCTGAGTGTTTCAACAATTAGGCCGGATTTACGTTTTTTGACCAGCGTTTCTGTTCTGGATGCTCGGCCAAAAGTTGGTTATGAATATAAAGGTAATCGATTGCTGAGCTTTGATTATGAGACTCTTTATAAAATGCCGATTGCTAATATTCTTTTGCCGGCAACAGAAATTAAAGCAAATGATACATTGCAGGACGCTGTCAGCAAATTGTTCTTAAAAGATGTTGGCTCATTGTATGTGGTTGATAATCAGAGCAATTTGGTGGGTTTGATCTCTCGTAAAGATTTATTACGTGCCAGCTTGAATAATAGTAATATTCAGTCAATGCTGGCCAGCGTCGTGATGACGAGAATGCCAAATATTATTACTGCGACCGCTGATATGTCTGTGTTTGAAGCAGGTCGTCTGCTGCTGCATCATCGAGTTGATTCACTACCGGTCGTGGAAAACAAAATGAGCCGTCACGCCATTGGCAAAATCACGAAGAACCGTATCTTTCAACATTTCATCGAAAGCGGAATCAACGATTTTTCAAATTGA
- the cysE gene encoding serine O-acetyltransferase, translating into MFAAAKNIYERDPAAHSMWEVLLTYSGFHALAFYRLAHYFYVRQHYLLAALVAHWGKRTTGVEIHPAAKIGKHLFIDHGTGIVIGQTAVIGDEVTILHNVTLGSRHPRSSGPRHPQIADHVFIGAGAQILGRIYIGEYAKIGAGAIVLQDVPAHTTAVGNPARLLPK; encoded by the coding sequence ATGTTTGCCGCTGCTAAAAATATTTACGAACGTGATCCCGCGGCTCATAGCATGTGGGAAGTCCTGCTGACATACTCTGGTTTTCATGCTTTGGCTTTTTATCGGCTGGCTCATTATTTTTATGTGCGTCAACATTATTTGCTGGCCGCGTTGGTTGCACATTGGGGCAAGAGGACTACGGGTGTTGAAATTCATCCAGCTGCTAAAATTGGCAAACACCTTTTTATCGATCACGGTACTGGTATAGTAATTGGTCAAACGGCAGTTATTGGTGATGAAGTCACGATCTTGCACAATGTAACGCTGGGTTCCAGACATCCTAGATCCAGCGGGCCTCGGCATCCACAGATAGCCGATCATGTTTTTATTGGTGCTGGTGCTCAAATACTAGGGAGGATCTATATTGGCGAGTATGCCAAGATCGGTGCTGGTGCGATCGTTTTACAAGACGTCCCCGCACACACAACCGCTGTAGGCAATCCAGCTAGACTCCTGCCTAAATGA
- a CDS encoding trans-sulfuration enzyme family protein — MKFNTQVIHGGNSEDPTTGAVSIPIYRASTFHQSEVGGQAKWEYGRSGNPTRAALEKLIAELEGGQAGFAFASGSAAIHAVFSLFSAGDHIIVGNDVYGGTFRLINQVLKRFGLTFTVVDTRDLVAVQAAIQANTRAIYLETPTNPLLRISDIAQIAQIAKKHDLKTIVDNTFATPYNQNPLRLGADIVVHSATKYLGGHSDVVAGLAVTNDDKIAEQLAFLQNAIGSVLGPDDSWLLQRGIKTLGVRMRVHDENTQIINDYLTSNSKVANIYYPGDQRSVSFEVAKRQMRSFGAMISFELQPELDAKKFVNSLKLIDLAESLGGVESLVEIPAIMTHGSIPRDVRLKNGIQDGLIRLSVGLEDSEDLLDDLKQAFAKI; from the coding sequence ATGAAATTCAATACACAAGTGATTCATGGCGGCAACAGCGAAGATCCAACGACCGGCGCAGTTTCAATACCTATCTATCGAGCATCAACTTTTCATCAGTCAGAAGTGGGTGGCCAAGCGAAATGGGAGTACGGTCGAAGCGGTAATCCAACACGAGCGGCTTTAGAAAAATTGATTGCCGAGTTAGAGGGTGGTCAAGCTGGTTTTGCTTTTGCATCCGGATCAGCTGCGATTCATGCTGTTTTCTCGCTATTTTCTGCTGGTGATCATATTATCGTCGGCAATGACGTTTACGGCGGCACTTTTCGTTTAATCAATCAAGTTTTAAAACGATTTGGATTGACTTTTACAGTTGTCGATACACGTGATCTAGTTGCAGTTCAAGCTGCGATCCAAGCCAATACACGGGCTATTTATTTAGAAACACCGACTAATCCTTTGCTGAGGATCAGCGACATTGCGCAGATTGCTCAAATTGCAAAAAAACACGATTTGAAAACGATTGTTGATAATACTTTTGCGACGCCTTATAACCAAAACCCATTACGTCTAGGTGCTGATATCGTGGTTCACAGTGCCACGAAATATTTAGGCGGACACAGCGATGTCGTTGCTGGTTTGGCCGTGACTAACGACGATAAGATTGCCGAACAATTGGCTTTTTTGCAAAATGCGATCGGCAGTGTCTTAGGTCCGGATGATAGTTGGCTCTTACAACGTGGTATCAAGACACTGGGCGTTCGTATGCGTGTCCACGACGAAAATACACAAATTATTAATGACTATTTAACGAGCAATAGTAAGGTCGCGAACATTTATTACCCTGGCGATCAGCGATCAGTTTCTTTTGAAGTCGCCAAACGGCAAATGCGTTCTTTTGGCGCAATGATTTCTTTTGAATTGCAGCCGGAATTAGACGCCAAAAAATTTGTTAACAGTTTAAAATTGATTGATTTAGCTGAAAGTCTTGGCGGTGTTGAGAGCTTAGTAGAGATTCCAGCGATTATGACTCATGGCTCAATTCCGCGCGATGTGCGTTTAAAAAACGGTATCCAGGATGGCTTGATTCGTCTGTCGGTCGGTCTGGAAGATAGCGAGGATTTACTCGATGATCTCAAACAGGCTTTCGCTAAAATTTAA
- a CDS encoding PLP-dependent cysteine synthase family protein, translating to MLIESVYETIGHTPLLHLNIKAAKGSQIYAKLEMFNPGGSVKDRLGLALIEHGRRIGAIKSATTIIEPTAGNTGIGVALAAQKYHLPVKLIVPEKFSFEKQVLMRALGAQVINTPAADGIRGAIAKAESLAAKTPNSYVPLQFQNPANPDIYYKTLGPEILHDLADLPIDAFVAGSGSGGTFVGTTRALQERYPHMQAVTVEPVGSILNGGPAHSHRIEGIGVEFVPPFFKQIHVDQVKTISDDEAFKYVKWLAKHSGLFVGSSSGAALAASLQVAEQLPAASTIVTVFPDSSERYLSKHIYD from the coding sequence ATGTTAATTGAAAGTGTTTATGAAACAATTGGCCACACACCTTTGCTACATTTAAATATCAAAGCAGCGAAGGGTAGCCAAATTTATGCCAAATTGGAAATGTTTAATCCAGGCGGCAGTGTCAAAGATCGTCTTGGTCTTGCTTTAATCGAACATGGCCGCCGCATAGGTGCCATCAAATCCGCTACAACAATTATTGAACCAACGGCTGGCAACACAGGCATTGGTGTTGCCTTAGCTGCTCAAAAATATCATTTACCGGTCAAGTTAATCGTGCCGGAGAAATTTAGTTTTGAAAAACAAGTTTTGATGCGGGCACTTGGTGCGCAAGTTATCAATACTCCAGCTGCTGACGGTATCAGAGGTGCGATTGCCAAAGCCGAAAGTTTAGCCGCCAAAACACCGAATTCTTATGTGCCGCTGCAGTTTCAAAATCCGGCCAATCCGGATATTTACTACAAAACATTAGGCCCAGAAATTTTACATGACTTGGCCGATCTGCCTATCGATGCTTTCGTTGCCGGATCTGGCAGTGGCGGTACCTTTGTCGGGACAACACGCGCCTTGCAGGAACGCTATCCGCATATGCAGGCTGTCACCGTTGAACCTGTTGGGTCGATTCTAAACGGTGGGCCTGCACACAGCCACCGTATTGAAGGCATTGGCGTGGAATTCGTACCACCGTTTTTTAAACAAATTCATGTTGATCAAGTCAAAACGATCAGTGATGACGAAGCTTTTAAATATGTTAAATGGTTAGCCAAACACAGTGGCTTGTTTGTGGGAAGTTCTAGCGGTGCTGCTTTGGCGGCCAGCCTGCAAGTGGCTGAACAATTACCTGCAGCTTCAACGATTGTGACTGTTTTTCCAGATTCAAGCGAACGCTATTTAAGCAAACATATCTACGATTAA
- a CDS encoding glycosyltransferase family 8 protein gives MTENYTKQLRTTLFSIRANNPQDAFDVYLILDGHLSKQVNGLSDFCRSLNMKLHLIQIPEKLFAKAPKTKRYPKTIYYRLIAQNFLPDSLDRILYLDCDLICLNPFGAFYHLDFENKLYAAASHFENIKISSTFNKIRLGNYDSDNYFNSGVLLMNLKMLRQKININDIYAYIEKNSLQLLLPDQDVLNALYGNQIKSVADTYYNYDTRYFSAYKLLNDGLTDLDWIMKHTVFLHFCGPYKPWNKSYNRKFAALYKHYEWVANRDSLDKNETDQGLKPSVDKKQPL, from the coding sequence ATTACAGAAAATTATACAAAGCAATTAAGGACGACGCTCTTTTCGATCAGAGCAAACAATCCACAAGATGCGTTTGATGTCTATTTAATCCTTGATGGTCATCTGTCCAAGCAAGTCAATGGCTTAAGCGATTTTTGCCGGTCTTTAAACATGAAGCTGCATTTGATCCAAATACCGGAAAAACTTTTTGCCAAAGCGCCTAAAACGAAGCGCTACCCAAAAACAATTTATTACCGTTTGATCGCACAAAATTTCCTGCCAGACAGTCTTGACCGGATTCTTTATCTTGACTGTGACCTGATCTGCCTGAATCCTTTTGGGGCATTTTATCATTTGGACTTCGAAAATAAGCTGTATGCTGCGGCCAGTCATTTTGAAAACATTAAAATCAGCAGTACTTTTAATAAAATTCGTTTGGGAAACTATGATTCGGATAACTATTTTAATTCTGGCGTTCTACTGATGAATTTGAAAATGCTGCGTCAAAAAATCAATATCAACGACATTTACGCTTATATCGAAAAAAATAGCCTGCAGTTATTACTGCCCGATCAAGATGTGTTAAACGCATTATATGGTAATCAAATCAAATCCGTAGCGGATACTTATTACAATTACGATACGCGTTATTTTAGCGCTTACAAGCTTTTAAATGACGGGCTGACCGATCTTGACTGGATCATGAAACACACAGTTTTCCTGCATTTTTGCGGTCCATACAAGCCTTGGAACAAGTCATATAATCGCAAATTTGCGGCACTTTACAAGCACTATGAGTGGGTCGCTAACCGAGATTCGCTAGATAAAAATGAGACCGATCAAGGCTTGAAACCATCAGTTGACAAAAAACAGCCTTTGTAA
- the hpf gene encoding ribosome hibernation-promoting factor, HPF/YfiA family: MIEYQIRGENMGTTDAIDNYIKARLEKLNNYIESGNDPIARVNVRKYNEKTFKIEVTIPLPYLTLRAEETQSDFYSAVDQVSAKLLRQIRKFKTKVNRKSREKGYKGIDFNEEIDPLPADSAEEKTVDVIRRKTLSLKPMDIEEAVLQMEMLDHDFFLFLNAETDQLDIVYKRDDGKYGLIETANVESSK, translated from the coding sequence ATGATTGAATATCAGATTCGTGGTGAGAATATGGGAACGACCGATGCAATTGATAACTATATCAAGGCTCGTTTGGAAAAACTGAATAACTACATCGAATCAGGAAATGATCCGATCGCACGCGTTAATGTCCGCAAATACAATGAAAAGACCTTTAAAATCGAAGTCACAATTCCACTGCCCTACTTGACATTACGTGCCGAAGAAACACAAAGTGACTTCTATAGTGCCGTTGATCAAGTTTCCGCTAAATTGCTCCGCCAGATTCGTAAATTCAAGACTAAAGTCAATCGTAAATCTCGCGAAAAGGGTTATAAGGGCATTGATTTTAATGAAGAAATCGATCCTTTGCCAGCTGATTCGGCTGAAGAAAAAACTGTTGATGTTATTCGCCGCAAGACATTATCGTTAAAGCCGATGGATATTGAAGAAGCAGTTTTACAAATGGAAATGCTTGATCATGACTTCTTTTTGTTCTTAAATGCCGAAACAGATCAGCTTGATATCGTCTATAAAAGAGATGATGGCAAATATGGGCTGATCGAAACGGCAAACGTTGAAAGTTCAAAATAA
- a CDS encoding SprT family protein, producing MTQISKLELKALVERLSLMYFGKNFNHDVFFNGHLRSTGGRMVFPKIGSRILKQKVFMEINPKLSDEDLPGIIKHELAHYDIFLTKGIHRENDRDFQNLLKQIDAPRYSPLHSQAKSFYIYQCTAAHHHEYSRHRKINLRKMRCGIDGATLKLVAEKHLK from the coding sequence ATGACTCAAATTTCAAAATTAGAACTGAAGGCGCTCGTTGAGCGCCTTTCGCTTATGTATTTTGGCAAAAATTTCAATCATGATGTTTTTTTTAATGGACATTTGCGTTCAACGGGCGGCCGAATGGTTTTTCCAAAAATTGGTAGTCGGATTTTAAAACAAAAAGTTTTTATGGAAATTAATCCAAAACTTTCAGATGAGGATCTACCAGGAATCATCAAACATGAACTAGCTCATTATGATATTTTTTTAACAAAGGGCATTCACCGGGAAAATGATCGTGATTTTCAAAACTTGCTGAAACAGATCGATGCGCCTCGATATTCACCACTGCATTCCCAGGCGAAATCTTTTTATATTTATCAGTGTACGGCCGCTCATCATCATGAATATTCGCGGCATCGTAAAATCAATTTAAGAAAAATGCGTTGCGGCATCGATGGTGCAACTTTGAAATTGGTCGCGGAGAAACATTTAAAATAA
- a CDS encoding cation-translocating P-type ATPase, producing the protein MSENKFYNQNIKELLVQFSSDSQRGLSEKMAQDRLLSDGPNALNQAKKTTLLQKFVNQFKDFMIAILAVAAVIAAMTGEVVDAVFILLVVILNAIFGVFQESKAEDAIAALKKMSTPNANVRRGGKVVSVPADQLVAGDIVLLEAGDIVPADLRLIEVNSLKIEEAALTGESVPVEKSAAILKAKNPGIGDRHNMAFMNTNVTYGRAVGMIVATGMKTEVGHIASMLEQTDETATPLQINLKQLGKSLTYLILFISVIVFAIGMIKGAESWINMLLTAISIAVAAIPEGLPAIVTITLALGTGRLAKKNALMRRLAAVETLGSTEIIGSDKTGTLTQNKMTVEKYVVNNQIFDAVDPIQKNAAAEKLAVVMALNNDTKMTEDGLLGDPTETALISFNEKQDQDLERLFDKMPRVAEIPFDSERKLMTTVNKNAAQYLITVKGAPDELLRRTSKIDLNGKAVALTEENRQQLLTINHELAQQALRVLAFAYQNVKEVPGRLTSKAVEKDLVFVGFVAMIDPERPEVAQAVEQARQAGIRPIMITGDHKDTAAAIARRLGILTAQQGPEAIITGAQLDQIPDEQFEDKVAQYSVYARVAPEHKVKIVNAWQKRGKTVAMTGDGVNDAPALKAADIGIAMGITGTEVSKGASDMVLADDNFATIVNAVKEGRTVFSNIQKALQYLLSSNLAEVMTLFVMTILGWNLFVPVMILWINLVTDTFPAIALGLEPAEPGIMDRQPRGKESSFLSGGVGSAIIWQGIVQSLTVLSVYALALAYPDHAGNNELVHLDALTMAFMTLGLMQLVNAFNVKSIYQSIFKVNPFANKYFNFAILFSLLSMAIVVLIPGLNGLFHVSDLNSHQWLIVLAASFSIVIVVEVVKLFERLILKKK; encoded by the coding sequence TTGTCTGAAAATAAATTTTATAACCAGAATATTAAGGAACTTTTAGTTCAATTTTCATCCGATTCACAACGAGGTCTGAGTGAGAAAATGGCACAAGACCGCTTGCTTTCAGATGGCCCCAATGCTTTGAACCAAGCTAAGAAAACGACACTTTTACAAAAATTTGTAAATCAGTTCAAAGATTTTATGATTGCGATCTTGGCTGTAGCAGCAGTTATTGCAGCGATGACCGGTGAAGTTGTTGATGCTGTTTTTATATTGCTAGTGGTCATTTTAAATGCAATTTTTGGTGTTTTTCAAGAATCGAAAGCTGAAGATGCTATTGCGGCTCTAAAGAAAATGTCGACACCAAATGCAAATGTACGTCGTGGTGGGAAGGTTGTTTCGGTTCCGGCCGATCAGCTTGTTGCGGGCGATATTGTGTTACTTGAAGCTGGTGATATTGTACCGGCTGACTTACGGCTGATTGAAGTTAATTCGTTGAAAATAGAAGAAGCTGCTTTAACCGGTGAATCAGTTCCAGTTGAAAAAAGTGCAGCAATTTTAAAGGCTAAGAATCCTGGCATCGGTGATCGTCATAACATGGCTTTTATGAATACGAATGTTACTTACGGCCGCGCAGTCGGCATGATCGTCGCGACAGGTATGAAGACTGAGGTAGGCCACATTGCCAGCATGCTTGAACAGACCGACGAGACAGCCACACCTTTGCAAATTAATTTAAAACAGTTGGGAAAAAGCTTAACTTATCTGATCTTATTTATTTCTGTGATTGTTTTTGCGATCGGTATGATCAAAGGAGCTGAATCCTGGATCAATATGTTATTGACAGCTATCAGTATTGCGGTTGCTGCCATTCCCGAAGGTTTGCCAGCTATTGTGACGATTACACTAGCGCTGGGCACTGGCCGTTTGGCCAAGAAAAATGCTTTAATGCGTCGCTTAGCTGCTGTTGAGACGCTTGGTTCAACAGAAATTATTGGCTCCGATAAGACTGGTACTTTGACACAAAACAAGATGACAGTCGAAAAATATGTTGTCAATAATCAGATTTTCGATGCCGTTGATCCGATCCAAAAAAATGCGGCAGCTGAAAAATTAGCTGTCGTCATGGCTTTGAATAACGATACCAAGATGACCGAAGATGGATTACTGGGCGACCCGACTGAAACAGCACTGATCAGTTTTAATGAAAAACAGGATCAGGATCTTGAACGGTTATTTGACAAGATGCCGCGCGTGGCTGAGATTCCGTTTGATTCGGAACGTAAATTAATGACAACCGTTAACAAAAATGCTGCTCAATATTTAATTACGGTTAAAGGAGCTCCAGATGAATTGTTACGGCGAACTTCTAAAATTGATTTAAATGGTAAGGCTGTGGCTTTGACCGAAGAAAATCGTCAGCAATTGCTGACGATTAATCACGAATTGGCTCAACAAGCTTTACGAGTGTTAGCTTTTGCTTATCAAAATGTCAAGGAAGTTCCGGGTCGATTAACCAGCAAAGCTGTTGAAAAAGATCTTGTTTTCGTAGGTTTCGTCGCTATGATCGATCCAGAAAGGCCGGAGGTGGCGCAAGCGGTTGAACAAGCTCGCCAAGCTGGTATTCGTCCGATTATGATTACTGGAGACCATAAGGATACGGCGGCAGCAATTGCTCGCCGCTTAGGTATTCTGACTGCTCAGCAAGGACCAGAGGCGATCATTACCGGAGCCCAATTGGACCAAATTCCGGATGAACAATTTGAAGACAAAGTTGCTCAGTACAGTGTTTACGCACGAGTTGCGCCAGAGCATAAGGTTAAAATCGTAAATGCTTGGCAAAAACGCGGTAAGACGGTCGCGATGACAGGGGATGGTGTGAACGATGCACCGGCATTAAAAGCGGCTGATATCGGTATTGCAATGGGTATTACGGGTACCGAGGTTTCTAAGGGAGCTTCTGATATGGTTCTCGCTGATGATAATTTCGCGACGATCGTGAACGCCGTTAAAGAAGGGCGAACCGTTTTCTCTAATATTCAAAAAGCATTACAATATTTGCTTTCCTCAAATTTGGCCGAGGTTATGACGTTATTTGTGATGACTATTTTGGGTTGGAATTTGTTTGTGCCAGTGATGATCCTTTGGATTAATTTAGTGACCGATACTTTTCCAGCGATTGCTTTGGGACTGGAACCGGCAGAACCAGGTATTATGGATCGCCAGCCGCGCGGCAAAGAATCAAGTTTTTTGTCCGGTGGTGTTGGCAGTGCCATTATTTGGCAGGGAATCGTTCAATCTTTGACTGTATTAAGTGTTTATGCGTTGGCACTTGCGTATCCAGATCATGCCGGTAATAATGAATTGGTTCATTTGGATGCGCTGACAATGGCCTTTATGACGCTTGGATTAATGCAGTTAGTGAATGCTTTCAATGTTAAATCTATTTATCAGTCAATTTTTAAAGTCAATCCTTTTGCTAATAAATACTTTAATTTTGCCATTTTATTCAGCCTACTTTCTATGGCGATCGTCGTCTTGATACCTGGGCTAAACGGACTGTTCCACGTTTCCGACCTCAATTCTCATCAATGGTTAATTGTTTTAGCTGCTTCATTTTCAATCGTCATAGTTGTTGAAGTAGTAAAATTATTCGAGCGTCTTATTTTAAAGAAGAAGTAG
- a CDS encoding YitT family protein yields the protein MDQLRNYLSKHAIVARAGAALLYGILVAVAMNFFWKPGNIYSSGFNGLGQLISYFFSANALPLVILIVNIPMTILAWAIISHRLAFFEIVAIACSSLFIDIIAAPVKPLISDPLMCAIFGGAINGFATGFALKNGVATGGLDIFEILGKRFWNIKVFPINIAFNSIIMVGSGLQHGWKYAFYSIIGIVVSAWMTSIAYTQQQQMQVMIVTNNKEQMVDSIQAHLRRGITVLDDASGGYLHDSKHVIFTVITLEERYELREAVHEADDKAFASMWKVDHTWGNFYEKQV from the coding sequence ATGGATCAACTTCGAAATTATTTATCTAAACATGCAATTGTCGCTCGAGCGGGTGCAGCGCTTTTATATGGCATTTTGGTTGCGGTGGCAATGAATTTTTTTTGGAAACCTGGAAATATCTATTCTAGCGGCTTTAACGGTTTGGGCCAATTGATCAGTTATTTTTTCTCTGCTAATGCGCTACCGCTAGTTATTTTGATCGTCAATATTCCGATGACAATTCTGGCTTGGGCAATTATCAGCCATCGTTTGGCTTTTTTTGAAATTGTTGCCATCGCTTGTTCCTCGTTGTTTATCGATATTATTGCAGCTCCAGTCAAACCATTGATTTCTGATCCACTAATGTGTGCAATTTTCGGTGGCGCGATCAATGGCTTTGCGACTGGTTTTGCTTTGAAAAATGGCGTGGCAACCGGTGGACTTGATATCTTTGAAATTCTTGGCAAACGTTTTTGGAATATCAAAGTTTTTCCAATCAACATTGCTTTTAATTCGATTATTATGGTTGGATCTGGACTGCAACATGGTTGGAAATATGCATTTTATTCGATTATAGGAATTGTCGTTTCAGCTTGGATGACTTCGATTGCTTATACTCAGCAGCAGCAGATGCAGGTCATGATCGTGACGAATAATAAAGAACAAATGGTTGATTCGATCCAAGCACACCTTCGTCGCGGCATTACGGTCTTAGATGATGCATCTGGCGGCTATCTGCACGATTCGAAACATGTTATTTTTACAGTCATCACGCTTGAAGAGCGATATGAATTACGTGAAGCGGTGCATGAAGCTGATGATAAAGCTTTTGCATCGATGTGGAAAGTTGATCACACTTGGGGTAACTTCTATGAGAAACAAGTGTGA
- the thiD gene encoding bifunctional hydroxymethylpyrimidine kinase/phosphomethylpyrimidine kinase, which yields MQTLTYNSFPQVVTIAGSDSDGSAGAQADLHSFFVRNVYGMSILVAAVAGNSYGISAGHQFPLDFIDAQFKAIADDFHIRSAKTGMLANSELILNVAKNYRRVNFGPLIVDPVITTKHGAKLLEDQAIDTVRDILLPLATVATPNYSEAQAIVGFDFENENDVARAAQKIQGFGTQNVIIKGYHGDNFEGKTVSDYVLLADGSRYTLRANYIETEHINGTGDTFSAIITAEIAKGNSIKASIDIAKKATHQAIANTIQVGHKFGPINHWAIN from the coding sequence ATGCAGACTCTTACATACAATTCTTTTCCGCAAGTTGTTACGATTGCGGGTTCAGATTCCGATGGATCAGCTGGTGCTCAAGCTGATCTGCATTCTTTTTTTGTACGAAATGTTTATGGCATGTCTATTTTGGTGGCAGCGGTTGCGGGAAATTCCTATGGCATTAGTGCCGGTCATCAATTTCCTTTAGATTTTATTGATGCTCAGTTCAAAGCGATTGCCGACGATTTTCACATTCGATCTGCGAAAACTGGTATGTTAGCTAATAGTGAATTAATTTTAAATGTAGCTAAAAATTACAGGCGGGTCAATTTTGGTCCGCTGATCGTTGATCCAGTCATAACAACAAAACATGGTGCTAAATTACTCGAGGATCAGGCAATTGATACTGTGAGAGATATATTACTACCTTTGGCAACGGTTGCGACGCCTAATTATTCTGAAGCACAGGCTATTGTGGGTTTTGATTTTGAGAATGAAAATGATGTTGCGAGAGCTGCACAGAAAATTCAAGGATTTGGAACTCAAAATGTTATTATTAAAGGCTACCATGGCGACAATTTTGAGGGTAAAACAGTTTCTGATTATGTTTTGCTAGCCGATGGTAGTCGCTATACTTTGCGTGCAAATTATATCGAAACAGAACATATTAATGGAACAGGGGACACTTTTTCTGCAATTATTACGGCTGAGATAGCCAAAGGGAACTCGATCAAGGCATCGATCGATATTGCTAAAAAGGCAACACACCAAGCCATTGCAAACACGATTCAAGTTGGCCATAAATTTGGACCGATTAATCATTGGGCAATTAATTAA
- a CDS encoding phosphatidylglycerophosphatase A translates to MSDYSDLALASVHQLSERGVDLQDIYDLTSVFLQQHYHFVADTVTVKNAFNLVLKRDEVNDIILTGLYLDALAETMPDSQPLKARLARDANGHNVDEILAIGLASQFSAAAVVHYGWLDNEKPGLIGVLNDKKDSINVYIDDILAALVASTAMTYLELKGGNKF, encoded by the coding sequence ATGAGTGATTATTCTGATTTAGCATTAGCAAGTGTTCACCAGTTAAGTGAACGAGGTGTTGATTTACAAGATATTTATGACTTAACGAGCGTTTTCTTGCAGCAGCACTATCATTTCGTAGCTGACACAGTAACTGTTAAGAATGCTTTTAATCTTGTTCTGAAGCGCGATGAGGTTAACGATATCATTTTAACCGGACTATATTTAGACGCTTTGGCTGAAACAATGCCTGATTCCCAGCCCTTGAAGGCTAGACTCGCTCGAGATGCTAATGGCCATAACGTTGATGAAATTTTAGCTATTGGTTTGGCTTCTCAATTTAGTGCTGCGGCTGTTGTTCATTATGGCTGGTTGGATAATGAAAAACCTGGCTTGATCGGCGTTTTAAATGATAAAAAAGACTCGATCAATGTGTATATTGACGATATTTTGGCTGCTCTAGTGGCATCTACGGCTATGACATATTTGGAATTAAAAGGTGGAAACAAATTCTAG